A part of Terriglobus roseus genomic DNA contains:
- a CDS encoding LysR substrate-binding domain-containing protein, with amino-acid sequence MSEDLDFRQMRYFLAVAETLHFGRAASTLRIAQPNLSLQIKKIERALGHALFSRTTRGVALTPAGEFLAARITSLRGNFDDAIRTARRIGEGAEGTLSIAFSGSAMYGRLPFVLDHFRRTYPNVEVQLREMYAHEQQPLLLDGALDVGFIRDGARIPGLRMTALSKEPFVAVLPQSHNLAVERTRISPSALRNEAFVLFTPRIARLAFERTLAVCTMDGFTPNIVLEAPQWVTIVSLVAAGMGVSIAPANVARLNIPGAVFRPLRSRETSSIDLWTESAVRNPSALHLQKIAKEEFRKAV; translated from the coding sequence ATGAGTGAAGATCTCGATTTCAGGCAGATGCGATACTTCCTCGCGGTTGCAGAGACACTGCATTTTGGGCGTGCCGCAAGCACCCTTCGCATCGCGCAGCCGAACCTGAGCCTTCAGATCAAGAAGATCGAACGCGCTCTTGGACACGCACTCTTCAGTCGCACCACGCGCGGCGTCGCACTCACGCCTGCTGGTGAGTTTCTGGCTGCGAGGATAACCAGTCTACGCGGCAACTTCGACGATGCCATACGCACCGCCAGACGTATCGGAGAAGGCGCGGAAGGAACACTTTCGATTGCGTTCAGTGGTTCCGCAATGTACGGTCGGCTGCCGTTCGTCCTTGATCACTTCCGCAGGACATATCCCAATGTCGAAGTTCAACTGCGGGAAATGTATGCGCATGAACAGCAGCCGCTCTTGCTGGATGGCGCCCTCGACGTGGGATTCATTCGAGATGGTGCGCGTATTCCCGGTCTGAGGATGACGGCACTCTCGAAAGAACCGTTTGTGGCTGTGCTTCCGCAGTCTCACAATCTGGCAGTGGAGCGCACTCGGATTTCTCCGAGCGCTCTGCGCAACGAAGCCTTCGTGCTGTTCACTCCGCGCATAGCTCGGCTGGCATTTGAGCGTACCTTGGCGGTCTGTACCATGGATGGATTTACGCCGAACATCGTGTTGGAAGCTCCCCAGTGGGTCACAATTGTCAGTCTGGTCGCCGCCGGTATGGGAGTATCGATCGCTCCCGCAAACGTGGCTCGTCTCAATATTCCTGGCGCGGTGTTCCGTCCCCTTCGCTCAAGAGAAACATCTTCGATCGATCTCTGGACGGAATCGGCTGTGCGTAATCCTTCAGCGTTGCATCTCCAAAAAATAGCGAAGGAAGAATTCCGTAAGGCGGTTTGA
- a CDS encoding PaaI family thioesterase: MQEILNRLLQQDDAMMPYGKTLGFRVESIGKGEAVVTLSCSTSLHNVFGYTHGGAIFSIADTAIGLAHLSSIEENHTATTVESNIHYLRPALAGGLRASAHVVKQGRTLSFYECDITDEDGRIIARVSATMMTLEADRSRGRSEIYKAEELVVA, from the coding sequence ATGCAGGAAATACTAAACCGATTGCTGCAGCAGGACGACGCTATGATGCCCTATGGGAAAACTTTGGGCTTTCGCGTTGAATCGATTGGCAAAGGCGAAGCCGTGGTCACTTTGTCCTGCTCCACTTCTCTGCACAATGTCTTCGGCTACACACACGGCGGCGCGATCTTTTCCATTGCCGACACAGCCATCGGCCTCGCCCATCTGTCCTCTATCGAAGAGAATCACACGGCAACAACGGTGGAGAGCAACATCCACTATCTGCGTCCAGCGCTAGCTGGTGGTTTGCGAGCCTCGGCACATGTCGTGAAGCAGGGACGCACGCTGAGCTTCTATGAGTGCGACATCACCGATGAGGATGGACGGATCATTGCGCGAGTATCCGCAACCATGATGACACTGGAAGCTGATCGTAGTCGTGGGCGCAGTGAGATCTACAAGGCCGAAGAATTGGTGGTCGCTTAG
- a CDS encoding integrase core domain-containing protein, which produces MRTDNGAPFSGTGILGLSRLSLEWQRLGIVHERIQPGKPQQNGRHERMHRTLKQDTTSPSAKTIRAQQKRFDEFRRVYNYERPHEALNHETPGSLYAPSTRLLPRYTKAYVYPAHFQTRRVNDAGDISWHKSRVFISEVFRGEDIGLEKVEDHFYKIYFCNLEVGEFDVNDLRFRPGLRP; this is translated from the coding sequence ATCCGTACCGACAACGGCGCGCCGTTCTCCGGCACCGGTATCCTTGGCCTCTCCCGGCTCTCACTGGAGTGGCAACGACTCGGTATCGTTCATGAACGTATTCAGCCGGGTAAGCCGCAGCAAAACGGTCGACACGAACGCATGCACCGGACGCTGAAGCAGGACACCACAAGCCCTTCCGCCAAGACAATCCGTGCGCAACAGAAGCGATTTGATGAATTTCGACGCGTCTACAACTACGAGCGACCTCATGAAGCGCTTAATCACGAGACGCCGGGAAGCCTCTACGCTCCAAGCACGCGGCTTTTACCACGCTACACAAAGGCCTATGTCTATCCCGCTCATTTCCAGACGCGACGGGTGAACGATGCAGGCGATATCAGCTGGCATAAGAGCAGGGTCTTCATCAGCGAGGTCTTCCGGGGCGAAGACATCGGACTGGAAAAGGTTGAAGACCACTTCTACAAAATCTACTTCTGCAACCTGGAAGTGGGCGAGTTCGATGTCAACGACCTGCGGTTTCGACCAGGGCTTCGTCCGTGA
- a CDS encoding cupin domain-containing protein, giving the protein MSAIQPPQQDHNPVQTSITMVSKDVATDAGEPVRYLSTPNPEVSSMILTLPAGGKTDWMTHPVPGYVYILEGELTVEFVDGTHVTFKAGQGFLQARAKWHRGVNSGQGQMRFLAVFFGEKDTPVIVNPPKGALVDAK; this is encoded by the coding sequence ATGTCAGCTATCCAGCCGCCGCAGCAGGACCATAATCCGGTCCAGACCTCCATCACGATGGTGTCCAAAGATGTAGCCACTGATGCCGGAGAGCCTGTTCGATATCTCTCAACCCCCAATCCAGAGGTCTCGTCCATGATCCTGACATTGCCTGCCGGCGGGAAGACCGACTGGATGACACATCCCGTGCCCGGCTATGTGTACATTCTCGAAGGCGAGCTCACGGTTGAGTTTGTGGATGGAACTCACGTCACCTTCAAGGCCGGCCAAGGGTTCTTGCAGGCACGCGCGAAGTGGCACCGTGGCGTGAACAGCGGTCAAGGCCAGATGCGATTTCTTGCAGTCTTCTTCGGAGAGAAAGACACCCCCGTGATTGTCAATCCGCCAAAGGGCGCGCTGGTAGACGCAAAGTAG
- a CDS encoding SDR family oxidoreductase — MKVFIVFAHPSAASLNSTLKNEAVLKLQEAGHEVQVSDLYAMKWKAVADEDDFPQRDRDKPLNYEAASGVAYNDGTQSADVAAEQAKLLWAEAVVLQFPLWWYGMPAILKGWVERVYAKGFAYGRGVHGKASYGERYGEGILQGKRAMVCVTVGGRVAHYGPRGIGGQIDDILWPIQHGVLFYPGMTVVPPTTFYEVRKANEEAVRSFCTHYVSRLLSIMETDPIPYRTQNGGDYDAYQTVQPRLPGEGAGQFIHQSGTPFVAILKRLVPRSSRRSILRETRGVLKPAEDEGERMTNEEILKGTVVKNCPSSSLKGESMESTLAGKVAVITGGSEGIGLASAQHLAARGAVVFITGRRQSVLDEAASKIPGSVITIQADASKPAELKHVFEVVRNSQQKLDILVINAGVQTKEMLGSITEEALDYQLSINFKGVIFTMQEALPLLVDGASVVLLSSSTAIKGLPARTVYSATKAAIRSFARTWANELKDRRIRVNALSPGPIMTPAIQASFLNEESKQAYRTQIAGAVPLGRTGQPEEMGEVVAFLASAASSFINGADIQADGGFAQV, encoded by the coding sequence ATGAAGGTATTCATCGTATTCGCTCACCCGAGCGCCGCATCGCTCAATAGCACGCTCAAGAACGAGGCGGTACTCAAACTTCAGGAAGCGGGACACGAGGTCCAGGTCTCGGACCTGTACGCCATGAAGTGGAAAGCCGTTGCAGACGAGGACGATTTCCCGCAAAGGGATAGAGACAAGCCCTTGAACTACGAGGCCGCATCGGGAGTGGCTTATAACGACGGGACTCAATCCGCCGATGTAGCTGCCGAGCAGGCGAAGCTCTTATGGGCAGAGGCGGTTGTCTTGCAGTTTCCCTTGTGGTGGTACGGCATGCCCGCGATTTTGAAGGGCTGGGTAGAGCGCGTGTATGCCAAGGGGTTTGCGTATGGACGAGGAGTACATGGCAAAGCCAGCTATGGGGAGCGGTACGGCGAAGGCATCCTGCAAGGCAAGCGGGCGATGGTTTGCGTAACTGTTGGCGGACGTGTAGCCCACTATGGCCCGAGAGGGATTGGTGGCCAGATCGATGATATCTTGTGGCCGATTCAACACGGTGTTCTGTTCTATCCCGGCATGACGGTCGTTCCGCCAACGACTTTCTATGAGGTACGCAAGGCGAACGAGGAAGCCGTTCGCTCCTTCTGCACCCATTACGTTTCCAGGCTGCTTTCGATCATGGAGACTGACCCCATCCCTTACCGCACGCAGAACGGCGGAGATTACGACGCGTACCAGACCGTGCAGCCAAGATTGCCTGGTGAAGGCGCAGGTCAGTTCATCCATCAGAGCGGTACACCGTTCGTGGCAATCTTGAAACGTCTGGTCCCGAGGAGTTCACGCCGGTCCATTTTGCGCGAAACTCGCGGAGTTCTGAAACCAGCGGAAGATGAAGGAGAGCGCATGACAAACGAAGAGATCCTAAAAGGCACCGTCGTCAAGAATTGCCCATCATCATCATTGAAGGGAGAATCCATGGAGTCTACGTTGGCTGGGAAGGTCGCGGTCATCACCGGCGGTAGTGAAGGGATCGGTCTTGCTTCGGCACAGCATCTTGCCGCACGAGGTGCTGTGGTATTCATCACAGGTAGGCGCCAATCAGTGCTGGATGAAGCTGCGTCCAAGATTCCGGGCAGTGTCATCACTATTCAGGCTGACGCTTCCAAACCAGCGGAGTTGAAGCATGTATTTGAGGTGGTCCGGAACTCGCAACAAAAGCTCGACATTCTGGTGATCAATGCGGGTGTGCAGACCAAAGAAATGCTGGGTTCGATCACCGAAGAAGCACTCGACTACCAGCTATCGATCAATTTCAAAGGTGTCATCTTCACGATGCAGGAGGCTCTGCCCCTGCTGGTCGATGGCGCTTCTGTAGTTCTACTCTCGTCAAGTACGGCTATCAAAGGCTTGCCTGCGCGAACGGTCTACTCCGCAACGAAGGCGGCTATTCGCAGCTTTGCGCGGACATGGGCGAACGAATTGAAAGATCGTCGCATTCGTGTAAACGCTCTCAGTCCCGGCCCGATCATGACGCCCGCTATCCAAGCTAGCTTCCTCAATGAAGAGTCTAAGCAGGCCTACAGGACCCAGATTGCAGGTGCCGTGCCGCTCGGGCGTACCGGACAACCAGAAGAGATGGGAGAAGTGGTGGCCTTTCTGGCGTCCGCCGCCTCCAGCTTCATCAACGGTGCCGACATCCAGGCGGACGGTGGATTTGCCCAAGTCTGA
- a CDS encoding TetR/AcrR family transcriptional regulator yields the protein MSLNAREEILATAKLVAQAHGYAGLNFRDLAEQVGIKAASIYYYFPSKADLAAAVAKRYWEDSAAYLDGLLRDSASPLDALRQYPKTFRWALENDNRICLCSFMSAQFDDVPEAVRVEVQTFADVNIEWLKKTIIAAKVATPRQADKRARAIYSGIVGAQLVARSRNDIALYDGLIESYRSTGLLPA from the coding sequence ATGAGTCTGAACGCGCGAGAAGAGATCCTGGCCACCGCTAAGCTTGTCGCTCAAGCTCACGGATACGCGGGGTTGAACTTCCGTGATTTGGCCGAACAGGTGGGCATAAAGGCCGCAAGCATCTACTACTACTTTCCCAGTAAGGCGGACCTGGCTGCAGCGGTGGCGAAGCGGTACTGGGAGGATTCAGCGGCTTATCTCGACGGATTACTGCGGGACTCCGCCAGCCCGCTGGACGCGTTGCGTCAATACCCGAAGACGTTTCGTTGGGCACTGGAAAACGATAACCGTATTTGCCTCTGCAGCTTCATGTCTGCTCAATTCGATGACGTCCCGGAAGCGGTGCGAGTGGAAGTTCAAACCTTCGCCGACGTGAACATCGAATGGCTGAAGAAGACGATCATTGCCGCCAAGGTAGCTACGCCGCGACAAGCTGATAAGAGGGCCCGTGCGATCTACTCAGGAATCGTGGGAGCTCAACTCGTCGCGAGAAGTAGAAATGACATCGCCTTATATGACGGTCTCATCGAATCGTATCGTTCCACCGGACTACTGCCAGCGTAA
- a CDS encoding MarR family winged helix-turn-helix transcriptional regulator: MYNWDVYTSLPRGETQCACTTVKKLSRVLGRVYDRGVAPAGLNITQQAVLRCIARRTGEPLVRVAEELEMDRTSLYRALNPMIRDGWITSVDGKGSRFRTAKLTRAGRRVLDDANARWTELQGDVISRFGKDSYERLLGELHRLAECAEAETQIA; the protein is encoded by the coding sequence ATGTACAATTGGGATGTGTATACATCATTGCCGCGGGGCGAAACGCAGTGCGCCTGCACAACTGTTAAGAAACTGTCTCGCGTTCTTGGTCGTGTCTACGACAGGGGCGTCGCTCCGGCTGGCCTGAATATCACGCAGCAGGCTGTCCTGCGCTGTATTGCCCGTCGCACCGGTGAGCCGCTGGTTCGCGTCGCTGAGGAACTAGAGATGGATCGCACGTCTCTTTACAGGGCGTTGAATCCGATGATTCGCGACGGTTGGATTACGTCGGTAGACGGCAAAGGAAGCCGCTTCCGCACAGCGAAACTTACTCGGGCGGGCCGCCGAGTGCTTGACGATGCGAATGCAAGGTGGACTGAGTTGCAGGGCGACGTCATCTCACGGTTTGGAAAGGACTCCTATGAAAGGCTCCTTGGAGAGCTTCACCGGTTGGCAGAGTGCGCCGAGGCGGAAACACAGATCGCTTGA
- a CDS encoding 2-hydroxyacid dehydrogenase has protein sequence MRILFCGDTFPDAPEYLREHLDPAAKDEIIVCPGSMVAQHLKGVDVVIPKMQRIGEDIIAKGSFRLIQQWGAGLEGVDIEAARRKGIFVSNVPATGGNAESVAEHAMLLILALLRDLPRAQANVRAGVLGSPTGRMLAGRTVCLYGLGAIALPLAKMLQAFDVNLIGISRQVSEEKSRRFHLSRHFYVEDREKAFAETDVLVLCMRYTEEMRGMLSVRELAALRPGAYVVNVARGGVIDGEALYARLSAGYLAGAGLDVFWEEPLPAHDPILTLPNVIATPHIGGVTESSFGMIAAAVAENIQRLRRGDPPLHRAC, from the coding sequence GTGCGCATTCTCTTTTGTGGCGATACATTTCCGGACGCGCCTGAGTATCTGCGTGAGCATCTGGACCCGGCAGCGAAGGATGAGATCATCGTCTGTCCCGGAAGCATGGTTGCACAGCATCTGAAGGGAGTCGATGTTGTAATCCCCAAAATGCAGCGTATTGGAGAAGACATCATAGCGAAGGGCTCTTTCCGCTTGATACAGCAATGGGGTGCGGGCCTGGAAGGCGTGGACATCGAAGCTGCGAGACGCAAAGGCATCTTTGTATCGAATGTTCCTGCAACAGGAGGCAATGCCGAGTCCGTTGCGGAACACGCGATGCTTCTCATACTTGCGCTATTGCGCGATCTCCCCAGGGCGCAGGCTAACGTTCGTGCTGGTGTGCTTGGTTCTCCGACGGGCAGGATGTTGGCCGGACGTACCGTCTGTCTTTATGGTCTGGGAGCCATTGCTCTGCCGCTCGCAAAGATGCTGCAAGCCTTTGACGTGAACCTGATCGGCATCAGCAGACAAGTGTCTGAAGAGAAATCCAGGCGATTCCATCTTTCAAGACACTTCTACGTGGAGGATCGTGAGAAGGCGTTCGCTGAGACGGACGTCCTTGTCCTGTGCATGCGCTACACCGAAGAGATGCGGGGGATGTTGAGCGTGAGGGAGTTGGCAGCACTGCGGCCAGGCGCCTATGTGGTGAATGTGGCCCGCGGCGGCGTGATCGACGGCGAGGCGCTTTACGCGCGACTTAGCGCGGGATATCTTGCTGGGGCTGGGCTTGATGTGTTCTGGGAGGAACCTCTGCCAGCGCACGATCCCATCCTCACGCTTCCGAATGTAATCGCGACCCCACATATAGGCGGAGTGACGGAGTCTTCGTTCGGCATGATCGCCGCAGCGGTAGCAGAGAACATTCAGCGCCTGAGGCGTGGAGACCCACCGCTACACAGGGCCTGCTAG
- a CDS encoding amidase, translated as MSTELIYADATKLAELIRTRELSPVEVVQAHLDRIAAVDPKVNAIVTLADDALRNAKEAEAAVQRGETLGPLHGVPFTAKDSIDTAQVLTQRGSPIFKGRTPDTDATAVKRLKAAGAILLAKTNLPEFSYGIESDNLLSGRTNNPWNLEMTPGGSSGGESAAIAAGMSPLGLGTDLAISVRGPAAHTGIVSLKATHGRVPMTGIWPREPRRFWHVGPMARSVRDLQLAFSQLSGPDGLDGFSSSAVPFDAGIGGDRKRALRVGWLVEPGYGPIDRETASTVEAAAEALKAFGHSVESVRIPALERDFGFDVFSRLHVLEMKPGVQQITAGHDESEIGTMARFMLSLPDTPAADYIDAVQGAERLKDGYADYFSKYDVLLTPVLPTPSFKHGQSELSINGTATSVMGIMNVTSHLNVTGLPGVALRFGTSSQGMPIGVQIVGGWQAESTILHVASQLEKISPVRELRPVL; from the coding sequence ATGAGCACAGAACTGATTTATGCCGACGCGACGAAGTTGGCCGAACTAATCCGCACCCGCGAGCTATCCCCGGTAGAGGTAGTCCAGGCTCACCTTGACCGTATCGCAGCCGTCGACCCCAAGGTGAACGCCATCGTCACCCTTGCGGACGACGCACTCAGGAACGCGAAAGAAGCGGAAGCAGCCGTCCAGCGCGGAGAGACACTCGGACCTCTGCATGGTGTGCCTTTTACGGCCAAGGACTCGATCGATACGGCACAGGTGCTCACACAACGCGGTTCGCCGATCTTCAAGGGAAGAACGCCGGATACGGATGCTACGGCGGTAAAGAGACTCAAAGCTGCAGGTGCGATTCTTCTGGCGAAGACGAATCTCCCTGAGTTCTCATACGGCATCGAGAGCGACAATCTTCTTAGCGGCCGAACGAACAACCCATGGAATCTGGAGATGACTCCTGGCGGCTCAAGCGGCGGTGAATCGGCTGCGATCGCTGCGGGGATGTCTCCTCTTGGCTTGGGCACGGACCTTGCGATTTCCGTGCGTGGGCCCGCAGCTCATACGGGTATCGTTTCTCTCAAGGCGACGCATGGCCGCGTGCCGATGACCGGGATCTGGCCGCGAGAGCCGCGGCGATTCTGGCATGTCGGGCCTATGGCGAGGAGCGTTCGCGATCTTCAACTCGCCTTTTCGCAGCTGTCCGGTCCTGATGGGCTTGACGGATTCTCAAGTAGCGCAGTTCCCTTTGATGCCGGCATCGGGGGCGACAGGAAGCGTGCCCTTCGAGTGGGCTGGCTCGTGGAGCCAGGCTATGGCCCTATCGACCGTGAGACGGCATCGACCGTGGAAGCTGCTGCGGAAGCGCTCAAGGCCTTCGGACATAGCGTCGAGTCGGTCCGCATCCCGGCTTTGGAACGGGATTTTGGATTCGACGTGTTCAGCCGCCTGCACGTGCTAGAGATGAAGCCAGGAGTGCAGCAGATCACTGCGGGCCACGATGAAAGTGAGATCGGGACTATGGCCCGGTTCATGCTCTCCCTGCCAGACACCCCCGCCGCCGATTACATCGATGCGGTGCAGGGTGCCGAACGTCTGAAGGACGGTTACGCAGACTACTTCTCGAAGTACGATGTCTTGCTCACTCCCGTCCTGCCCACACCGTCGTTCAAGCACGGTCAAAGCGAGCTTTCGATCAACGGCACAGCTACGAGCGTCATGGGCATCATGAACGTGACCTCACATCTCAACGTCACCGGTCTGCCGGGCGTAGCCCTGCGCTTTGGGACGAGCAGTCAGGGAATGCCGATCGGTGTGCAGATCGTCGGCGGATGGCAAGCCGAGTCGACCATCCTTCATGTCGCCTCTCAGCTAGAAAAGATAAGCCCTGTCCGCGAACTGCGTCCGGTGCTGTAA